In one window of Camelina sativa cultivar DH55 chromosome 15, Cs, whole genome shotgun sequence DNA:
- the LOC104745889 gene encoding E3 ubiquitin-protein ligase SGR9, amyloplastic-like produces the protein MDFYSHDIVDNLINVNRIYNDDGDLRKNEKLFFDFQVDYTRGEEDGDDEEDLNNLETRTVVETLEFDREWLFGGDRNRILAFVYHILDLLQVPCDREIVTTLTENILELKTREEISELPHVERLQVSMSVFVPTFPGEEEDDVVVVNFAVAPASDEAVEIHLDTVVVDENDRGYCVICMDKIRVGSDEEAGRMPCSHVFHRACGEEWLRVSGICPVCRAVFPS, from the coding sequence atggATTTCTATTCCCACGATATCGTAGACAACTTGATCAATGTCAACCGGATCTACAACGACGACGGAGATCTCCGCAAAAACGAAAAGCTCTTCTTCGATTTCCAAGTGGACTACACTCGTGGAGAAGAAGACGGAGATGACGAAGAAGATCTCAACAATCTCGAAACTAGAACCGTTGTTGAAACTCTCGAGTTTGATCGTGAATGGTTGTTCGGCGGAGATCGTAATCGGATCCTAGCCTTCGTCTATCACATTCTCGATTTGCTCCAAGTCCCTTGTGATCGCGAGATCGTTACCACGCTGACTGAGAATATTTTGGAGTTGAAGACGCGTGAGGAGATCTCTGAGTTACCTCACGTGGAGAGGCTACAAGTATCGATGTCTGTTTTCGTGCCGACGTTTCCTggtgaagaggaggatgatgtCGTGGTTGTGAATTTTGCGGTGGCTCCAGCGAGCGATGAGGCGGTGGAGATACACTTGGATACGGTGGTTGTTGATGAGAACGACAGAGGTTATTGTGTGATATGCATGGATAAGATCCGGGTTGGGTCGGATGAGGAAGCGGGTCGAATGCCGTGTTCGCACGTTTTTCATCGCGCGTGTGGAGAGGAGTGGCTTAGGGTTAGTGGGATTTGTCCGGTGTGTCGTGCCGTGTTTCCTTCATAA